The following coding sequences are from one Epinephelus fuscoguttatus linkage group LG5, E.fuscoguttatus.final_Chr_v1 window:
- the LOC125888480 gene encoding olfactory receptor 11A1-like: MLNSTLSTLSFFVLGAYVHVGNLKYFYFLLTAMLYVVIVVANTSLIVVICVNRSLHEPMYMFLCSLFVNELYGSTGLFPFLLLQILSDIHTVSASACFLQIYCLYTYANIEFCTLAVMAYDRYLAICCPLQYNTRMTPDRAVVFIIVIWLVCFVKFLITLSLNLRLTLCGNIINNLYCRNYLIVKLMCSDTRVNNIYGLCAIAVTVIVPLLPILFSYMKIFQICFSGSKQTRQKAVSTCTPHLISLLNFFCCCTFEIIQSRFDMTSRSSVLQNFLSLYFVLLQPLLNPIMYGLQMSKIRNMCKHVLCYKLLAGRRDQMQMC, from the coding sequence atgttaaattcaACTTTATCAACTTTGTCTTTTTTCGTCCTCGGAGCTTATGTGCACGTTGGAAACCTGaagtacttttattttctgctgaCTGCGATGTTgtatgttgttattgttgttgccaACACGTCTCTGATTGTGGTTATCTGTGTGAACAGAAGCTTACATGAACCTATGTACATGTTTCTGTGCAGCCtgtttgtaaatgaactgtatGGTAGTACAGGGTTGTTTCCATTCCTGCTGCTTCAGATCCTCTCTGACATTCACACTGTCTCTGCTTCAGCTTGTTTCCTGCAGATTTATTGTCTGTACACATATGCAAATATAGAGTTTTGTACTTTAGCCGTCATGGCTTATGACAGATATCTGGCCATCTGCTGTCCTCTGCAGTATAACACACGCATGACACCAGACAGAGCAGTTGTCTTTATTATCGTCATCTGGCTGGTCTGTTTTGTTAAATTCTTAATAACCCTTTCTTTAAACCTCCGTCTGACGCTATGCGGGAACATAATCAACAACCTGTATTGCCGTAACTACCTCATTGTTAAGTTGATGTGTTCTGACACCAGAGTCAACAACATCTACGGACTGTGTGCCATTGCTGTCACCGTCATAGTCCCTCTGCTCCCCATCCTTTTCTCCTACATGAAAATTTTCCAGATTTGTTTTTCTGGTTCGAAACAGACGAGACAGAAAGCCGTCAGCACCTGCACACCTCACCTCATCTCTCTGCTCAactttttctgctgctgcacatTTGAAATCATTCAGAGCAGGTTTGATATGACGAGTAGATCCAGCGTGCTGCAGAATTTTCTGTCCTTGtattttgtgctgctgcagccgCTGTTGAATCCCATCATGTACGGACTGCAGATGTCAAAGATACGGAACATGTGTAAACATGTCCTGTGTTATAAACTGTTGGCCGGCCGCAGAGATCAGATGCAGATGTGCTAA